The following nucleotide sequence is from Granulicella aggregans.
AGGGGACATCATGAAAGCAACTCAGAAACTTCACGAAATAGGCCAGAGCTTGTGGCTTGACAACATTACCCGTGGCCTCCTTAGCAGCGGCACACTGGACCGCTATGTCAAGGAACTGTCGGTTACCGGGCTCACCTCCAATCCTACAATCTTCGATCATGCCATCAAGAACAGCCATGACTATGACGAAGCTATCGATCGGGGCTTGCGCAAAGGCGAAGCAGTCGAAGATCTCTTCTTCGAGTTGGCGATCGAAGACCTCAGACAAGCCGCCGATCTCTTTCTCCCGATTCACATGGTTACCAGTGGTGTCGATGGATGGGTTTCGCTTGAAGTCTCTCCCCTGCTGGCCAACGATACGTCCAAGACTATTGCGGCGGCGGTGGATCTCCACCAGCGGGCAGCCCGGCCTAATCTCTTCATCAAGATTCCAGGCACGAAAGAAGGGCTGCCCGCGATTGAGGAGGCAATCTTTCAAGGCGTTCCCGTGAACGTGACTTTGCTTTTCTCCGCAAGCCAATACGTCGCGGCGGCTGAAGCATACCTGCGTGGGATCGAGCGTCGCATCGCGGCCGGGCAGAACGCGGATATCGGCTCTGTCGCCTCACTTTTTGTGAGTCGTTGGGACGTTGCAGTCGCTGA
It contains:
- the tal gene encoding transaldolase, which gives rise to MKATQKLHEIGQSLWLDNITRGLLSSGTLDRYVKELSVTGLTSNPTIFDHAIKNSHDYDEAIDRGLRKGEAVEDLFFELAIEDLRQAADLFLPIHMVTSGVDGWVSLEVSPLLANDTSKTIAAAVDLHQRAARPNLFIKIPGTKEGLPAIEEAIFQGVPVNVTLLFSASQYVAAAEAYLRGIERRIAAGQNADIGSVASLFVSRWDVAVAENVPQALRNQLGIAVGQETLASYQSLLASPRWQAAFNSGARSQRLLFASTGTKDPRASDTLYVEALAAPFTVNTMPEKTLNALAEHGAVSASSPAQYKDVLAKYGEAGIDIDDLAAQLQVEAAASFVESWTDLMSCIESRGQTLKAA